A region from the Paraburkholderia youngii genome encodes:
- a CDS encoding aldehyde dehydrogenase family protein: MNPFDLKALGIDIEYPYRQRYENYIGGKWVPPVGGDYFDNVSPINGQPFCRVPRSAAADIDLAIDAAHAARRKWAKTSVTERANLLLAVAERMEKNLKLLAVAETIDNGKPLRETMAADLPLAVDHFRYFAGCIRAQEGGISEIDDNTVAYHFHEPAGVVGQIIPWNFPLLMAAWKLAPALAAGCCIVMKPAEQTPASVLVLIELIGDLLPAGVINIVNGFGREAGEALATSKRIAKIAFTGSTPVGRRILHAAADNLIPSTVELGGKSPNIFFADVLDRDDAFLDKALEGLAMFALNQGEVCTCPSRVLVQESIYERFIEKAIARVERIKAGHPLNLETMIGAQASQQQLDKILSYIDIGRDEGARCLVGGERATPGAGLGEGFYVKPTMLFGNNDMRVFQEEIFGPVASVMTFKDEQQAIELANDTYYGLGAGVWTRDGTRAYKMGREIEAGRVWTNCYHLYPAHAAFGGYKQSGIGRETHKMALSNYQQTKCLLVSYQAEALGFF, translated from the coding sequence ATGAATCCATTTGACCTGAAAGCTCTTGGCATCGACATCGAGTATCCCTATCGCCAGCGTTATGAAAACTACATCGGCGGCAAGTGGGTGCCACCGGTCGGCGGCGACTATTTCGACAACGTGTCGCCGATCAACGGGCAGCCGTTTTGCCGCGTGCCTCGCTCGGCCGCCGCGGACATCGACCTCGCGATCGACGCCGCGCACGCGGCGCGCCGCAAATGGGCGAAGACGTCGGTGACGGAGCGCGCGAACCTGCTGCTCGCGGTGGCCGAGCGCATGGAAAAGAACCTGAAGCTGCTCGCGGTCGCGGAGACAATCGATAACGGCAAGCCGCTGCGCGAAACCATGGCCGCGGACCTGCCGCTCGCCGTCGATCATTTCCGCTATTTCGCGGGCTGCATCCGCGCGCAGGAAGGCGGCATCTCCGAGATCGACGACAACACGGTCGCTTATCACTTTCACGAGCCGGCTGGCGTGGTGGGCCAGATCATCCCGTGGAATTTCCCGCTGCTGATGGCCGCATGGAAGCTCGCGCCCGCCCTCGCGGCCGGCTGCTGCATCGTGATGAAACCCGCCGAGCAGACGCCGGCTTCGGTACTCGTGCTGATCGAACTGATCGGCGATCTATTGCCTGCCGGGGTCATCAATATCGTCAACGGCTTCGGCAGGGAAGCGGGCGAAGCGCTCGCCACCAGCAAGCGCATCGCGAAGATCGCGTTCACCGGCTCGACGCCGGTCGGCAGGCGCATCCTGCACGCAGCCGCGGACAACCTGATTCCGTCGACGGTCGAACTCGGCGGCAAGAGCCCGAACATCTTCTTCGCCGACGTGCTCGATCGCGACGACGCGTTCCTCGACAAGGCGCTCGAAGGTCTCGCGATGTTCGCGTTGAATCAGGGCGAGGTTTGCACGTGCCCATCGCGCGTGCTGGTTCAGGAGTCGATTTACGAGCGCTTCATCGAGAAAGCGATCGCCCGTGTGGAACGCATCAAGGCCGGCCATCCGCTGAACCTCGAAACGATGATCGGCGCGCAGGCATCACAGCAGCAGCTCGACAAGATCCTGTCGTATATCGACATCGGCCGGGACGAAGGGGCGCGGTGCCTCGTCGGTGGCGAGCGCGCCACGCCCGGCGCCGGTCTCGGCGAGGGCTTCTACGTGAAGCCGACGATGCTGTTCGGCAACAACGATATGCGCGTGTTCCAGGAGGAAATCTTCGGGCCGGTCGCTTCGGTGATGACGTTCAAGGACGAACAGCAAGCGATCGAACTCGCGAACGACACGTACTATGGCCTGGGCGCGGGCGTATGGACGCGCGATGGGACGCGCGCTTACAAGATGGGACGCGAGATCGAGGCGGGACGCGTGTGGACCAACTGCTATCACCTGTATCCGGCGCACGCGGCATTCGGTGGCTATAAGCAGTCGGGGATCGGGCGCGAAACGCACAAGATGGCGTTGTCGAATTATCAGCAGACGAAGTGTCTGCTGGTCAGCTATCAGGCGGAGGCGCTTGGGTTCTTCTGA